The Candidatus Omnitrophota bacterium genome window below encodes:
- a CDS encoding glycosyltransferase family 2 protein yields MKEYLVGTCVLNEGEKIKRMLSKCDRYDLYDVLVIDDGSTDGSLLGFDNHLSIKIIRNSINQGAGHCVRQIFNYAKENKYTAVFFVSGNDKDDPQDILKLKDAVEQGFDLVQGSRYLSGGISGKMPFYRKIATRLIHPALFSLVSGQRITDSTNGFRAVRISMLLDKRIDLDQPWLNQYELEPYLFYKAIKLGYKVKEVPVSKIYPDKKEGYTKMKPWVGWWSILRPLVYLGLGIKK; encoded by the coding sequence ATGAAAGAATACTTAGTTGGAACCTGCGTTCTTAATGAAGGTGAAAAGATCAAGCGAATGCTTTCTAAGTGTGATCGGTACGATCTCTATGATGTTTTAGTGATCGACGACGGATCGACCGATGGCTCTCTTCTTGGCTTTGACAATCATTTATCCATTAAAATTATAAGAAATTCAATCAATCAAGGCGCGGGACATTGTGTTCGGCAAATTTTCAATTATGCCAAAGAAAACAAATATACGGCCGTGTTTTTTGTTTCCGGAAATGACAAAGATGATCCGCAGGATATTTTGAAACTAAAAGATGCCGTTGAACAAGGCTTTGACCTGGTGCAGGGCTCAAGGTATTTGTCAGGAGGCATTTCCGGAAAGATGCCTTTTTATAGAAAAATAGCAACTCGCCTTATTCATCCCGCCCTTTTTTCTCTGGTCTCCGGGCAAAGGATTACTGATTCAACAAATGGCTTTCGAGCTGTTAGGATCTCTATGCTTTTAGATAAGCGCATTGATCTTGACCAACCGTGGCTTAACCAGTATGAATTAGAGCCGTATCTTTTTTATAAAGCGATCAAGCTTGGTTATAAAGTAAAAGAAGTTCCGGTCAGCAAAATTTATCCCGACAAAAAAGAGGGGTACACCAAAATGAAGCCTTGGGTTGGATGGTGGAGCATCTTAAGACCCTTGGTGTATTTGGGGTTGGGAATTAAAAAATAG
- a CDS encoding dihydrofolate reductase, producing MRTFDIIVAVDKKFGIGRDGTIPWQLSDDLKHFKAITTATRSLDKKNAVIMGRKTWESLPDKFRPLPGRINLVLTKSKGFSLPEGVLQAGSFEAALSLLSTEPWKTSVEKVFVIGGGQIFAEALKSNQTSTIYLTQILEDFHCDTFFPHFDKNFKKIFISPHFLSKSLKYFFTIFSRI from the coding sequence ATGCGCACATTCGACATTATTGTTGCCGTTGATAAAAAATTTGGGATCGGCCGCGACGGAACGATCCCTTGGCAGCTTTCCGATGACTTAAAGCATTTTAAAGCGATCACAACGGCAACCAGATCTCTCGATAAAAAGAATGCTGTGATCATGGGGCGAAAGACGTGGGAATCTTTGCCGGATAAATTTCGCCCGCTTCCCGGGCGCATCAATCTGGTTTTGACAAAGAGCAAAGGGTTTTCGCTTCCGGAAGGTGTTTTGCAAGCCGGAAGTTTTGAGGCGGCTTTAAGCCTGCTTTCAACAGAGCCATGGAAGACCAGTGTTGAGAAGGTTTTTGTTATTGGAGGAGGGCAGATTTTCGCGGAAGCTCTCAAAAGCAATCAAACGAGTACTATTTACTTAACGCAAATCCTTGAAGACTTTCACTGTGATACCTTTTTCCCTCATTTTGATAAGAATTTTAAAAAGATTTTCATTTCTCCGCATTTTTTGTCCAAATCTCTTAAGTATTTCTTTACGATTTTCTCTCGAATTTAG
- a CDS encoding DegT/DnrJ/EryC1/StrS family aminotransferase, which produces MKTTRKSIDRSMLNSFELMAHMTAHIRISPFSAIEWDKLTGQQGHENRSAIIEPEFWLDNARDIRLLNSGRQAIYFSLKHLRLKPADEVLIVKTTPGPYISSCVTKTIESVCQWSRKLSLKTRAVLAIHEFGFPCPQETIEPYRQEGLPIIEDGAYSIGTRLEGESVGTFGDYAIYSLPKYYPIPFGGILASKKPLGAVKEVSAHDQALIKTTLINSLLYCYGWNEIRRSNWNFFAEKLKKQGIVPYFPLSEKIIPGVFLMKATKNFRGSIRKQNLIKAGVEATEYYGQSGFYFPVHQFLTSYEKNYILHHFNKTS; this is translated from the coding sequence ATGAAAACGACAAGAAAATCGATCGATCGATCCATGCTTAATTCCTTCGAGCTTATGGCGCACATGACAGCTCACATCCGCATTTCGCCTTTTAGCGCCATCGAGTGGGATAAACTTACCGGCCAACAAGGACACGAAAACCGTTCTGCGATCATAGAGCCGGAATTCTGGCTCGACAATGCCCGCGATATCCGGCTTTTAAATAGCGGCCGTCAGGCTATTTATTTTTCTTTAAAACATCTTCGGCTTAAACCTGCTGATGAAGTTCTCATTGTCAAAACAACACCGGGGCCCTACATCAGTTCTTGCGTTACAAAAACAATTGAATCGGTCTGTCAGTGGTCAAGGAAACTGAGCTTAAAAACCCGCGCTGTTTTAGCCATTCATGAATTTGGTTTTCCCTGCCCGCAAGAAACTATCGAGCCTTATCGTCAAGAAGGTTTACCTATTATTGAAGACGGGGCTTATTCCATCGGAACAAGGCTCGAGGGAGAATCCGTGGGAACATTCGGCGATTATGCCATTTATAGCCTCCCAAAATATTACCCAATTCCCTTCGGCGGGATCTTGGCTTCCAAAAAACCTCTTGGCGCTGTCAAAGAAGTTTCAGCTCACGACCAAGCTTTGATCAAAACAACGCTTATTAATTCTTTGCTTTATTGCTACGGCTGGAATGAAATTCGCCGATCGAATTGGAATTTTTTTGCCGAGAAATTAAAAAAGCAAGGCATTGTTCCCTATTTTCCGTTAAGCGAGAAAATTATTCCGGGAGTTTTCTTAATGAAGGCAACAAAGAATTTCAGAGGTTCTATTAGAAAACAAAACTTAATTAAGGCAGGCGTTGAAGCGACGGAATACTATGGACAAAGCGGATTCTACTTTCCTGTTCACCAGTTTTTGACTTCCTACGAAAAAAACTACATCTTGCACCACTTCAATAAAACTTCTTGA
- a CDS encoding glycosyltransferase family 39 protein, whose amino-acid sequence MAKQFPTQKYLLSAPVIFSLLILGLGLVLRFANINNDNFFLYDEGYYLNYNRPVLELIDGHFPVKMPDMIQAVYLSLRAALATGKPLWFFIVDARVFFGGVHQWFFPHLVSAVFGTLTLGLVFLFARKLFNSTTAGLLSLMILNVLPSHVFYSRLALQEGLCAFLFLAGFYFYLFPARFGAKTFLSSFLLVLAYFSNYRLVILPGLVLFAEFYISLSSGQKPNFRKYFWHTLIFIFLVLMIGSIDKGRYITVVFAWMFHQADLAQSQRHFLDLFSYPYYIFRLEGIVFATLFFANGYYLMKRQWQRAFCFSLACFYMLIFSLTAEKGARYLCVMLPFMAMAVAGFLEQLFSKDNLKINRKFVVIITIILFAGLIVRSIDVAQFRSDYKNSVKYIRAVSPQFKIITTQPWIQKLYVSQDDVAEMPKNYEALLGAYKKGYRYLIICPQAFISWTDNKEKFDPHLLPYLKFITTFVEPVKTFSHFNNRLLERFVFEHNENLKTSVQFLSSGKKDLGALRVYDLKTCINAVENVYHPKKGK is encoded by the coding sequence ATGGCAAAGCAATTTCCAACGCAAAAATATCTTCTATCGGCTCCGGTCATTTTTTCTTTACTTATTCTTGGGCTAGGGCTTGTCCTCCGTTTCGCAAATATCAATAATGACAACTTTTTTCTGTATGATGAGGGGTATTATCTTAATTACAACCGGCCTGTCCTTGAGTTGATCGACGGGCATTTTCCGGTGAAAATGCCCGACATGATCCAAGCGGTCTATCTTTCTTTGCGCGCGGCGTTAGCGACGGGAAAACCATTATGGTTCTTTATCGTTGACGCGCGCGTTTTCTTTGGAGGCGTGCATCAATGGTTTTTTCCTCATCTTGTTTCGGCGGTCTTTGGCACTTTGACTTTGGGGCTTGTGTTTTTATTTGCCAGAAAGCTTTTCAACTCCACAACGGCAGGGCTCTTGAGTTTAATGATCTTAAACGTTTTGCCAAGCCATGTTTTTTATTCACGCTTAGCGTTGCAAGAGGGTTTATGCGCTTTTCTTTTCTTGGCAGGTTTTTATTTTTATCTTTTTCCCGCCCGGTTTGGCGCTAAGACTTTTCTATCATCTTTTCTTTTAGTGTTGGCGTATTTCTCAAATTATCGCCTTGTCATCCTTCCGGGTTTGGTCTTGTTCGCCGAATTTTATATAAGCCTTTCCTCGGGTCAAAAGCCTAATTTCAGGAAGTATTTTTGGCATACTTTAATTTTTATCTTCCTTGTGCTGATGATCGGAAGCATTGATAAGGGAAGATACATAACGGTCGTTTTCGCCTGGATGTTCCATCAGGCAGATCTGGCGCAGTCTCAGCGTCATTTTTTGGATCTATTTTCCTATCCTTATTATATTTTCCGCCTGGAAGGAATTGTATTTGCGACTTTGTTTTTCGCGAACGGATATTACCTGATGAAGCGGCAATGGCAAAGGGCTTTTTGTTTTTCCCTCGCTTGTTTTTATATGCTCATCTTTTCTCTGACCGCCGAAAAAGGGGCGAGGTATTTATGTGTTATGCTCCCCTTTATGGCCATGGCGGTTGCGGGATTTCTGGAACAATTATTTTCGAAAGATAATTTAAAGATTAACCGCAAGTTTGTTGTCATTATCACTATTATTCTTTTTGCCGGCTTGATCGTGCGCTCAATTGATGTGGCACAATTTCGTTCGGATTATAAGAATTCTGTCAAATACATTCGCGCCGTGAGTCCTCAATTTAAGATCATCACGACTCAGCCTTGGATCCAGAAACTTTATGTAAGCCAAGATGACGTGGCGGAAATGCCAAAAAATTACGAAGCCTTGCTTGGCGCTTACAAAAAAGGGTATCGGTATCTGATCATTTGCCCGCAGGCGTTTATTTCCTGGACGGACAATAAAGAGAAATTTGATCCCCATTTGCTTCCGTATTTAAAATTCATTACGACATTTGTTGAGCCGGTTAAAACTTTTTCGCATTTTAACAATCGACTTTTGGAACGGTTTGTTTTTGAGCATAACGAAAATCTGAAAACGTCAGTCCAATTCTTATCATCAGGAAAGAAAGATTTAGGCGCGCTGCGAGTTTACGATCTAAAGACATGCATCAACGCAGTTGAGAACGTTTATCACCCGAAAAAAGGGAAGTAA
- a CDS encoding thymidylate synthase — translation MKQYLDLVQYIFDHGEKKEDRTGTGTISVFGYQAKYDLRDGFPLVTTKKVLFDAVVRELLWFLKGATNINDGLKQYTPIWNAWANEKGELGPIYGYQWRKWERFSWDEKSKNFQKEYVDQIKLAIDLIKSKPHSRRIIVSAWNVADIDRMALPPCHAFFQFYVSNGRLDCQLYQRSADVALGVPFNIASYALLLAMVAQECRLMPGIFVHTFGDVHIYLNHVDGLKLQLQRKPRPLPQIQIAQKSLFDLAFEDIKLVNYQHDDFIKFPIAV, via the coding sequence ATGAAGCAATATTTGGATCTAGTGCAGTATATTTTTGACCACGGGGAAAAGAAGGAAGACCGCACCGGAACAGGAACCATTTCCGTTTTTGGCTACCAAGCAAAATACGATTTGCGCGATGGATTTCCGCTTGTCACGACAAAAAAAGTCCTTTTTGATGCCGTTGTTCGGGAATTGTTATGGTTTCTAAAAGGGGCAACCAATATTAATGACGGCCTTAAGCAGTACACGCCGATCTGGAACGCCTGGGCGAACGAAAAAGGGGAATTAGGCCCTATTTATGGTTATCAGTGGCGCAAGTGGGAAAGGTTTTCCTGGGATGAAAAGTCGAAGAATTTTCAAAAAGAATACGTTGACCAGATCAAGTTGGCTATTGACCTCATCAAAAGTAAACCGCATTCCCGCAGAATTATTGTCAGCGCCTGGAATGTTGCGGATATTGACAGGATGGCTTTGCCGCCGTGTCACGCCTTTTTTCAATTCTATGTTTCCAACGGCCGCTTGGATTGCCAGCTGTATCAGCGCTCGGCGGATGTGGCCTTAGGAGTTCCTTTTAATATCGCCAGTTATGCCTTGCTTTTAGCCATGGTAGCGCAGGAATGCCGTCTTATGCCGGGAATTTTCGTGCACACGTTCGGAGACGTTCATATTTATCTTAATCACGTTGACGGTTTAAAATTACAGCTTCAACGAAAGCCAAGGCCTTTGCCTCAAATCCAAATTGCCCAGAAATCTCTTTTCGATCTGGCGTTTGAAGATATCAAGCTGGTGAATTATCAGCATGATGATTTTATAAAATTTCCCATCGCTGTTTAA
- a CDS encoding methyltransferase domain-containing protein, producing MDKQKRIKLYPGIYLADYGFEKNAVASRQRIALETLQQKKPVIVVEVGCGADLLYKKALKARLSIKQWIIVEPSAKFAQVAKRSAQKKIPLFVIQNFLEDAAQDIREITHGPIDFIVCTGLLHEVPNPDELLRAARSLLSRKGTIHINVSNGNSLHRRLAKAMGLIKDVKAFSRRNKQLMQHHVFDLRSLTNLVISQGFAIAGSGGCLLKPFSNSQMDSIKKVLTAPVMEGLFILGRKYPELANEIFINARLR from the coding sequence ATGGACAAGCAAAAACGAATCAAACTTTACCCCGGAATTTATCTTGCCGACTACGGATTTGAAAAAAACGCCGTCGCCAGCCGCCAAAGAATTGCCTTAGAAACCCTGCAACAGAAAAAGCCGGTCATTGTCGTTGAAGTCGGCTGCGGTGCCGATCTGCTCTACAAAAAAGCACTCAAAGCCCGTCTGTCTATAAAGCAATGGATCATTGTGGAACCATCGGCAAAATTTGCTCAAGTTGCCAAGCGTTCTGCTCAAAAGAAAATTCCTCTTTTTGTCATCCAGAATTTCCTTGAAGATGCCGCCCAAGATATTCGCGAAATAACTCACGGCCCCATCGATTTTATTGTTTGCACCGGGCTTTTGCACGAAGTTCCAAATCCCGACGAACTTCTCAGAGCCGCCCGATCTCTTCTCAGCAGGAAAGGAACGATCCACATCAATGTCTCCAATGGAAATTCTTTGCACCGGCGCCTGGCTAAAGCTATGGGGCTCATCAAAGATGTCAAGGCATTTAGCCGGCGCAACAAACAACTTATGCAACACCACGTATTTGATCTTCGCTCTTTGACAAATCTTGTCATTAGCCAAGGGTTTGCCATTGCCGGATCGGGCGGATGCCTTTTAAAGCCTTTCAGCAATAGCCAAATGGACTCCATCAAAAAAGTCCTCACTGCCCCTGTCATGGAAGGTCTCTTTATTCTAGGAAGAAAATATCCGGAACTTGCCAATGAAATCTTTATCAATGCCCGCCTTCGATAA
- a CDS encoding GNAT family N-acetyltransferase — protein MIKTIPLTKENIKTIALPGLERNLFSSAAWLSVLCQTYKLSLFAKYIEENDQIKSYIIYSIVDNFLEQKICICSYCDYFDCHVQTPEHWQMFFDSLRKEYPRYRIAIRNLRDQLARENPNFALLSKERFHILDINDDLDSIWKKTHDSFRSAVKQAQKNGIEVKRGARADLDKFYKLHLRLRKSKYRLFPQPFRFFDKIWREYMESGNGFLLGAYNRDGKFVGGNVFLRCGDTLYYKFNTSDLNFVKLRVNNLLLWEGIKLAKELNLKFLDLGSSGYEQHGLIMFKDHVGAKCLDICHLGFNPPDYKFSQKRILKVFTHTLTAPWVPDFITRAGSSIIYPFLA, from the coding sequence ATGATAAAAACAATACCGCTAACAAAAGAAAATATTAAGACGATCGCGCTCCCGGGATTAGAGCGGAATTTGTTTTCTTCCGCCGCGTGGCTGTCTGTGCTTTGCCAGACCTATAAGCTTAGTTTGTTCGCAAAATATATTGAAGAAAATGATCAAATCAAAAGCTATATCATCTATTCAATTGTTGACAATTTTCTAGAGCAGAAGATCTGCATTTGCTCTTACTGTGATTATTTTGATTGTCATGTTCAAACACCCGAACATTGGCAGATGTTCTTTGATTCTTTGAGAAAAGAATATCCGCGCTATCGCATCGCGATCCGAAATCTGCGCGATCAGCTCGCGCGAGAAAATCCTAATTTTGCTTTGCTCAGCAAAGAGCGATTTCACATTTTGGATATTAATGATGATTTAGATTCTATCTGGAAGAAAACCCACGATTCGTTTCGGTCGGCGGTGAAACAAGCACAAAAAAACGGGATTGAAGTTAAGCGCGGCGCAAGAGCTGATCTGGACAAATTCTACAAGCTTCATTTGAGGCTAAGAAAAAGCAAATACCGTCTTTTTCCTCAGCCCTTTAGGTTTTTCGATAAGATCTGGCGCGAATATATGGAAAGCGGCAATGGTTTTCTGTTGGGCGCTTACAATCGAGATGGGAAATTTGTCGGAGGAAATGTTTTTCTTCGCTGCGGAGATACGCTGTATTATAAATTCAATACCTCAGATTTGAATTTTGTAAAACTGCGGGTGAACAATCTTCTTTTGTGGGAAGGGATCAAACTAGCCAAGGAACTTAACCTAAAATTTTTAGATCTAGGCTCTAGCGGATATGAGCAACACGGACTCATCATGTTTAAAGATCATGTTGGCGCAAAATGTTTGGATATCTGTCATCTCGGATTTAATCCACCCGATTATAAATTCAGCCAAAAAAGGATCTTGAAAGTATTTACCCATACTTTGACCGCTCCATGGGTTCCGGATTTTATTACGCGGGCAGGGAGTAGTATTATTTATCCGTTTTTGGCGTAG
- a CDS encoding YfhO family protein has protein sequence MCIFVTIFDLFCFNARFDNVVAPTPLKEAYYKIPFPYQDLDVKLRSSIDIVNYRCDAIHTGGMLSNKNLIFGVPSYSGIIGYMPKRFSDLINNFGYPKGTVLIYPSDVAQSERFLDLSAAKYTFKDLASAQVRPSALSRLMLFYNYSIIPDDRRTLEILKDEKFNPQAEILLSQPLQENFTASPGLPGKAVFISAATSDAVAANVETPTPALLLFSESYSNGWKAYVDDRPAPVYRANFNFLACPIPSGEHKVIFRFEPKSFFVSAWISLAGLVMFFAASIYLISRKNKKEKILS, from the coding sequence TTGTGTATTTTTGTCACGATCTTTGACCTGTTTTGCTTTAATGCCCGTTTTGACAATGTGGTCGCACCGACACCTCTCAAGGAAGCGTATTACAAAATACCTTTTCCATACCAAGACCTGGATGTGAAATTACGAAGCAGTATCGATATTGTTAATTATCGCTGTGACGCGATCCATACCGGCGGGATGCTTTCCAACAAAAATCTTATTTTTGGCGTTCCAAGCTACAGCGGAATTATCGGCTATATGCCTAAAAGATTCTCGGATCTGATCAATAATTTTGGCTATCCAAAAGGAACTGTGCTTATTTATCCCAGCGATGTTGCGCAGAGTGAACGTTTCCTTGATCTGTCGGCCGCCAAATATACGTTTAAAGACCTGGCATCCGCCCAAGTCCGCCCCAGCGCCTTATCCCGACTTATGCTGTTTTACAATTATTCGATTATTCCTGATGACCGCCGGACACTTGAAATATTAAAAGATGAAAAATTTAATCCACAAGCAGAAATTTTGCTGTCGCAACCTCTTCAGGAAAATTTTACAGCAAGTCCGGGTTTGCCAGGGAAGGCCGTTTTTATTAGTGCGGCAACTTCTGATGCGGTTGCCGCGAATGTCGAGACTCCTACGCCGGCTTTGCTATTGTTTTCTGAATCTTACTCAAACGGCTGGAAGGCGTATGTAGATGATAGGCCTGCTCCTGTCTACCGTGCGAATTTTAATTTTTTAGCTTGTCCCATTCCCTCAGGCGAACACAAAGTCATTTTTAGATTTGAACCGAAAAGCTTTTTTGTTTCCGCTTGGATCAGTTTGGCAGGGTTGGTGATGTTTTTTGCCGCATCCATTTATTTGATCTCGCGCAAAAATAAAAAAGAGAAAATTCTCTCCTAA
- a CDS encoding class I SAM-dependent methyltransferase gives MKISSKRSKASSWSEWFNRCAQHYKDPRMKMAYYEQGRPLSKRVMKAIHEDVWKKLKPSRNSVLLDVGAGAGLFSKVFQKRLRKVIGTDIAPAMLFDARKLNPRGIFLACNAASLPFAANAFDQILCYSVFHYLSGQKEAEKVLNQFMRTIKPKGRVFIGDVLLPESLLKQKLQKELKKNPSSKSWWPSFLNHNLKKLTFPPSFFKKYGQKKGYCCHILSQNIPGKLTDISRYDVILEKT, from the coding sequence ATGAAAATATCATCTAAAAGATCTAAAGCGTCTTCCTGGAGCGAATGGTTCAACCGTTGCGCGCAACACTACAAAGACCCGCGCATGAAGATGGCTTATTATGAACAAGGAAGACCGCTTTCAAAAAGAGTTATGAAAGCGATCCATGAGGATGTTTGGAAGAAACTGAAGCCCTCAAGAAATTCTGTTCTCTTGGATGTCGGCGCAGGGGCCGGACTTTTTTCAAAAGTTTTTCAAAAGCGCTTACGAAAAGTTATCGGCACCGACATTGCCCCTGCAATGCTCTTCGACGCCCGCAAACTAAATCCGCGAGGAATTTTTCTTGCTTGTAACGCCGCGTCACTTCCCTTTGCGGCGAACGCTTTTGACCAAATCTTATGTTACAGCGTTTTTCATTATTTATCGGGCCAAAAAGAAGCAGAAAAAGTTCTTAATCAATTTATGCGTACTATTAAGCCTAAAGGGCGTGTTTTCATTGGAGATGTCCTCTTGCCTGAATCACTTTTAAAACAAAAACTTCAAAAAGAACTGAAGAAGAATCCGTCAAGCAAATCATGGTGGCCTTCTTTTTTAAACCACAATTTAAAAAAACTGACATTTCCGCCGTCATTTTTTAAGAAATACGGACAGAAAAAAGGTTATTGCTGCCATATTCTATCGCAAAATATTCCGGGGAAATTAACCGACATTTCCCGTTATGATGTTATCTTAGAAAAAACGTAA
- the glgP gene encoding alpha-glucan family phosphorylase — MKKSSSKKQSSYSYQDFAGLIDRFDSVYKSDIDEQKYFGFPLDPILKIENQLLGGQAKTIAYFSMEFGIAPSIYNSFGLSRPMSEKNKFFKHEVFSNYWLSDYVFKIQIDKMLDIPIYSGGLGVLAGDSMKSIADLGLPVTGIGILWNKGYFKQNFWYKHGQVPEELTWDPHTYPGLIPLKNIVTIETKQGPLNLKLWKYYVYSYDKKNACPIILLDSNLPENSEPFRKLTDQLYRSDDMWWKIFQRAILGIGGVKALDSLGYNIGTYHLNEGHAAFAIIEKYLSLDDKSEMKDLMKHFVYTCHTPVVAGHDRFKVSELRNIFDERYVRAAEEFGKENAQSPEINLTFMALNHCNKVNAVAKKHGEVMRIQFPDFAKKVQSITNGVHTHTWVSESFAKLFDKYEKILGDWRADPTLLSRITALAESKAFRRDLFEAHQENKRNLINVVKHWQLKEDIFTLSWARRIAGYKRPALIFHDTQRLVDIARRVGPMQIILAGKAHPNDNLGAAHIEDILDHIDALNDYSDVVKVLILENYDTYFGKLLSNSVDVWLNNPLPPFEASGTSGMKAILNGVLQMSTVDGWVVEAVSDDIGWLFGYRHKGSDIGNENDLRLDEDSKALCDTLEEAVGLYYKTCKSGKIVTESPWIDKMIHCIEKSGFFNTQRMIGQYKSQMWE; from the coding sequence TTGAAAAAATCTTCCTCAAAAAAGCAATCATCTTATTCTTACCAGGATTTTGCCGGGCTTATCGATCGTTTTGACTCGGTTTATAAGTCGGACATCGATGAGCAGAAATATTTTGGATTTCCTCTGGACCCGATTTTGAAGATCGAAAATCAATTGTTAGGCGGCCAAGCTAAAACGATCGCTTATTTTTCAATGGAATTTGGTATTGCGCCGAGCATCTATAACTCGTTTGGTTTAAGCCGTCCGATGAGCGAAAAGAATAAATTCTTTAAGCATGAAGTTTTTTCGAATTACTGGCTTTCCGATTATGTGTTTAAGATCCAGATCGACAAGATGCTGGACATCCCTATCTACAGCGGAGGCTTAGGTGTTTTAGCCGGGGATTCCATGAAAAGCATTGCCGACCTGGGGCTTCCGGTGACCGGCATTGGTATTTTGTGGAATAAGGGATATTTCAAGCAAAATTTCTGGTATAAACACGGCCAAGTTCCTGAGGAGCTTACTTGGGATCCGCATACGTATCCGGGGCTTATTCCGCTCAAAAATATTGTTACCATTGAAACGAAGCAAGGGCCGCTCAACTTAAAGCTTTGGAAGTATTATGTCTATAGTTATGATAAGAAAAATGCTTGCCCCATCATCCTTCTTGATTCAAATCTTCCTGAAAATAGCGAGCCGTTTCGAAAATTGACCGACCAGCTTTACCGAAGCGATGATATGTGGTGGAAGATCTTCCAACGGGCCATTCTTGGTATTGGCGGCGTTAAGGCCTTAGATAGCTTAGGCTACAACATTGGAACTTATCATTTGAATGAAGGGCACGCGGCGTTCGCTATTATCGAAAAATATCTTTCTTTAGATGATAAAAGCGAAATGAAGGATTTGATGAAGCATTTTGTCTACACCTGTCATACGCCGGTGGTGGCAGGGCATGACCGTTTTAAGGTGAGCGAATTGCGCAATATTTTTGACGAGAGATATGTTCGGGCGGCGGAAGAATTTGGAAAAGAAAACGCGCAGTCTCCGGAAATAAATCTTACCTTTATGGCGCTTAATCATTGCAACAAGGTTAATGCCGTCGCCAAAAAACACGGCGAAGTTATGCGTATTCAATTCCCGGATTTTGCCAAGAAAGTGCAATCCATCACCAACGGTGTTCATACGCATACATGGGTTTCGGAAAGTTTCGCCAAGCTCTTTGATAAATACGAAAAGATCCTCGGCGACTGGCGGGCAGACCCCACGTTACTTTCGCGTATCACTGCTTTAGCAGAAAGTAAAGCATTCCGGCGAGATTTGTTTGAAGCTCATCAGGAAAATAAGCGTAATCTTATCAATGTGGTTAAACATTGGCAGCTGAAGGAAGATATTTTTACGCTTTCTTGGGCAAGGAGAATTGCCGGTTATAAAAGACCCGCGCTTATTTTTCATGATACCCAAAGGCTTGTTGATATCGCCAGGCGCGTTGGGCCGATGCAGATCATCCTGGCCGGTAAGGCTCATCCAAATGATAATTTGGGCGCGGCGCATATTGAAGATATCTTAGACCATATTGACGCGTTGAATGATTATAGCGATGTTGTCAAAGTGCTTATTTTGGAAAATTACGATACGTATTTTGGGAAATTACTGAGCAATTCGGTTGATGTTTGGTTAAATAATCCTCTGCCGCCTTTTGAGGCTTCCGGAACTAGCGGTATGAAAGCTATTTTAAATGGTGTTTTGCAAATGAGCACAGTTGATGGATGGGTTGTTGAAGCTGTTTCGGATGATATTGGATGGCTTTTTGGCTATCGTCATAAAGGGTCGGATATCGGCAACGAGAACGATTTGCGCCTAGATGAGGACTCTAAGGCTCTTTGTGACACATTAGAGGAAGCCGTCGGGCTATATTATAAAACATGTAAAAGCGGTAAAATTGTTACGGAAAGCCCATGGATCGATAAGATGATCCACTGTATTGAAAAAAGCGGGTTTTTTAATACGCAACGCATGATCGGGCAATATAAGTCTCAGATGTGGGAATAG